One region of Triticum aestivum cultivar Chinese Spring chromosome 6B, IWGSC CS RefSeq v2.1, whole genome shotgun sequence genomic DNA includes:
- the LOC123135912 gene encoding F-box protein At5g03970: MSYDESERSRRRRRRSSRSSAAQPLEDDNLLSEILLRLPPDPSSLPRASLVSKRWLGLISDPGFSRRFLLHHRRNPPLLGFFVPFNFKPAMDPPNRVPDGYFSLCLDRENGGGIFMPMGSRHGLLLMYQSARYQLLVWDPFNVDLHRLAVPPEWLKAPFKGAVFCGAGDIQHFRLVLVSTETDKQQHTRAIARVYSSETAIWGDRISTPLPSKLPTKSHMYFTISVLVGHSLYWLFDDTSAKTLLLDGILEFDLEKQILAVKPVPVGIPKENMCRFQVMRAEGGGLGILFLSNFSAQLWKVETDCDGAASWVLGRTVELYKLLSIDSRKKRKWHQCIVGFAEYNNVLLLRTPTDLFMIQLEPLQFKKVSKTKKWAHYHPFESVYAAGTSIGGGHDGAELLHNT; the protein is encoded by the exons ATGAGCTATGACGAGAGCGAGAGGagtaggcgccgccgccgccgcagctcccgCTCGTCGGCGGCGCAGCCGCTGGAGGACGACAACCTcctctccgagatcctcctccgcctcccgccagATCCGTCCTCCCTCCCTCGCGCCTCCCTCGTCTCCAAGCGCTGGCTTGGCCTCATCTCTGACCCGGGCTTCTCCCGCCGCttccttctccaccaccgccgcaaCCCTCCTCTCCTCGGTTTCTTCGTCCCTTTCAATTTCAAACCTGCAATGGATCCCCCCAATCGTGTCCCGGATGGCTACTTCTCCTTGTGCCTTGACCGCGAAAATGGCGGCGGCATCTTCATGCCCATGGGATCCCGCCATGGCCTCCTACTCATGTACCAATCAGCGCGGTACCAGCTCTTGGTGTGGGATCCCTTCAACGTCGACCTACACCGCCTAGCCGTTCCCCCGGAGTGGCTGAAGGCCCCGTTCAAAGGGGCGGTTTTTTGCGGCGCCGGAGACATTCAACACTTCCGGCTGGTCTTGGTAAGCACAGAGACAGACAAGCAGCAACATACACGGGCCATCGCCCGCGTTTACTCGTCGGAGACTGCCATATGGGGTGATCGCATATCAACACCACTTCCATCCAAACTTCCCACCAAGAGTCACATGTACTTTACCATAAGTGTGCTAGTTGGGCATTCCCTTTACTGGTTGTTCGATGACACATCGGCAAAAACTCTACTATTGGATGGCATACTTGAGTTTGATTTGGAGAAGCAGATCCTAGCTGTGAAACCAGTACCAGTGGGTATTCCCAAGGAAAACATGTGCCGATTCCAGGTTATGCGGGCAGAGGGTGGTGGCCTTGGCATTCTCTTTCTGTCAAATTTCAGTGCCCAATTATGGAAGGTGGAGACCGATTGTGATGGTGCTGCTTCATGGGTGCTAGGAAGAACTGTTGAACTGTATAAGTTACTTTCCATTGATTCAAGGAAGAAGAGAAAATGGCACCAATGTATAGTGGGGTTTGCTGAGTACAATAATGTGCTGCTCCTACGGACACCTACCGACCTCTTCATGATCCAGCTTGAGCCACTGCAGTTCAAGAAAGTTTCCAAGACCAAGAAGTGGGCTCACTATCATCCGTTTGAAAGTGTTTATGCTGCAG GAACGAGCATTGGTGGTGGACATGATGGAGCTGAACTTTTGCACAATACATAA